Part of the Crossiella cryophila genome, GGGAAGCGCGGATGACCACGCTCGCGCCGCGGCGGCGGGTGCGCGGCGGCTGGATCGGCCTGCTCACCCTGGCCAACGTCGGGGTGTGGGCGGCCTTCTTCGGACCGCTCAACCTGCTGCTCGGTCAGCAGGCGGCGCTGTTCGCACCCGGCAACAAGGAGAACGTGCTCGCGCTGGTCACCGGCCTGGGCGCGGCGGTGTCGGTGGTGGCCAACCCACTGGCCGGGGCACTGTCCGACCGCACCAGGGGGCGGTTCGGGCGGCGGCACCCGTGGACCCTGGGTGGCGCGCTGGCAGGCGCCGCCGCGCTCGTCCTGCTCTCGGGCGCGAACAGCGTGCTGACCATGGCGATCGGCTGGTGCCTGGTGCAGGCCGCGGTGAACGTGGCGCTGGCCGCGCTGACCGCCGAGGTGCCCGACCACGTGCCGGTGGACCAGCGCGGCGTGGTCGGTGGCTGGGTCGGTCTGGCCCAGATGCTGGGTGTGCTCGGCGGTACCGCGCTGGCCACCGCGATCGGCGGGATCCAGTGGGGTTACCTCGGATGTGCGACGTTGCTCGTCGCCGCGGTGCTGCCGTTCGTCGTGCGCAGCCGGGATCCCGGCGGGGCGGCGAAACCCAGACTTCGGCCGGGCCGAACTCTGGCCCGGTTCTGGGTCTCGCCGCGGGCGCACCCGGACTTCGCCTGGGCCTGGCTGACCCGGTTCCTGCTCAACCTCGGCAACGCCTTCGGCACCCTCTACCTGCTGTTCTTCCTCACCGACGCGGTCCGGCACCCCGATCCGAGCACCGGCGTGCTGATCCTGACCTCGATCTACGGGGTGAGCATGGTGGCCACCACGGTGCTGGCCGGCCGCTGGTCGGACCGGGTGGGGCGACGAAAGGTCTTCGTCACCGCGGCCGCGGTGGTGATGGCCGCCGCGCTGGCGGTGCTGATGCTCTGGCCGGTGTGGCCCGCGGTGCTGGTCGGCACGGTGGTGCTGGGGCTGGGCTTCGGCGTCTACACCTCGGTGGACTTCGCCCTGCTCACCGAGGTGCTGCCGGCTGAGGAGGACCGGGCAAAGGACCTCGGCATGATCAACATCGCCTCGGCGCTGCCGCAGGTGCTGGCCCCGGCGGCGGCCGCGCCGGTGCTGGCCTACCTGGGTGGCTACCCCGCGCTGTACGGGCTGGCCGCCCTGGTGACCCTGGTCGGCGGGCTACTGGTGAGTCGGATCCGCGGCGTGGCGTGACATCTGCGTAACCATTCTGCCCATTGCCCTACAGATTCCTTGTTCTGCCTGTTCACGAGCCTGGTGGGCTCTTAGTGTGCCCCGGTCAGCGCAGCTAGTACTGGGGGGCCACCCATGACGATCACCGCACCGGAATCCTTGGTAGAACCCGAACGCAGAGTCGGTCCGGCCTGGATCGGCTCGCTCACCGCGGCCACGCTCGGCATGTGGATCGTCTACTTCGGACCGACCGTGCTGTTGCTGCCGATCCAGGCCGCGCACGCCGCGCCGGAGGACAAGGAGAACAGCCTCGGGCTGATCACCGGCGTCGGGGCGCTGGTGCTGATGGTCGCGCACATCCTCTTCGGGCTGGCCTCCGACCGCACCACCTCCAGGTTCGGCCGGCGCAAGCCGTGGATCGTCGGCGGCGTGGCCGTCTCCACCGTCAGCATGCTGCTGCTCAGCCAGCAGGACACGGTCACCGGCCTGCTGGTGGGCTGGTGCCTGGTGCAGCTCGGCTCGGCCGCGATCTTCTGCGGACTGCTCGCCGCCATGCCCGACCACGTGCCCAGCAGCCAGCGCGGCCTGATCAGCGGACTGGTCGGGCTGGCCCAGGCCGGTGGTTCGCTGGTCGGCAGCATGGTCATCGCGATCACCGCCGACCCGCTCACCGGCTACGGGCTCTGCGCGGTGCTGCAGATCCTGGCCGTGCTGCCGTTCCTGCTGCTCAACCGGGACCCGGTGCTGCCGCCAGGACGCCGCCCGGTGCTGCGGTCGCTGTGGATCTCGCCGCGGAAGAACCGCGACTTCATGTGGGCCATCGCCAGCCAGTTCCTGATCACCATCAGCTTCGTGCTCGCCAGCCTCTACACGCTGTTCTATCTCACCGACGTGATCCGGCACGAGGACCCGGTGGCCGGCACCGCGACGGCCTCCATCATCACCACCATCGGCACCCTGTGCGCGGCCGCCGTCTTCGGCCACATCTCCGACCGGCTCGGCAGGCGCAAGATGTTCGCGGTGGCTGCCGGGGTGGTCATGGCGCTGTCCTCGGCGATCCTGGTGGTCGACCCGACCTGGGAGCTGTACGTGCTCAGCTCGGTGCTGCTCGGCCTCGGCCTCGGCATGGCGAACTCGGTGGACCTGGCCATCGCCAGCGAGGTGCTGCCCAGCCCGGACGACCGGGCCAAGGACCTGGGCGTGAACAACATCAGCAAGTCCTTGCCCCAGTTCGTCGCACCGGTGATGGCCGCGCCGCTGCTCACCGCCGCGGACGGCTTCGGCTACTCGATGATCTTCCTGATGGCCGCGGTGTGTGCCCTGCTCGGCGGCCTGCTCACTCTCAAGATTCGAACTGTCAGTTAGCGGTCGATGCCTGTCCGTGCCGAGGCGGGCTCGTTAGCGTCGAGCGCATGACGATGACGGTGCCGGACGCACTGGCCGAGCCGGTCGAGCGGGTGCGCGGCGGCTGGATCGCCGCGCTCACCCTCGCCGTGCTCGGGGTGTGGGCGGTTCACTTCGGACCGGTGCAGGTGCTGCTGCTGGTGCAGGCCCAGCAGTTCGCGCCGGCGGACAAACAGGCGTTGTTCGGGCTGACCGCGGCGATCGGCGGGGTGGTCAGCATGGTCACCACCATCCTGGTCGGCTTCGCCTCCGACCGGACCGGTTCCCGCTTCGGGCGGCGGCGGCCGTGGGTGGTGGCCGGGGCCGGACTCGGCGCGCTCAGCCTGGCGCTGCTCGGCCTGGCCGAGGGGCCGGGGCTGATGATCGTGGCCTGGTGCGGGGTGCAGATCGCCTTCGGCGGCATGCTGGCCGCGCTGCTGGCCTCGATCTCCGACCGGGTGCCGGTGTCCCAGCGCGGGCTGGTCGGCGGCTGGGTCGGCTTCGGCCAGACCATCGGCGCCCTGGTCGGCGTGCTGCTGGTGAACGTGGTCAAACCCGCCACACCCGGCTACTTCGCGCTGGCCGGTCTGCTGCTGGTCTGCACGCTCCCGTTCGTGCTGCGCAACGCCGAGGCGGTGCTCCGCCCGGAACAGCGGCCGGCAAGCGGGCTCGGCCAGGTGCTGCGCGGGTTCTACGTCTCGCCGCGGCAGCACCCGGACTTCGCCTGGGCGATGCTCAACCGGCTGCTGATGAACCTCGGCTTCGTGCTGGCCACCCTCTACACGCTCTACATCCTGCAGGACGCGATCCGCAGGCCGGACGCGCACGCGGACCTGTTGCTGCTCAACGTGCTGAACGCGGTGATCATGGTGCCGGCCGCGGTGTACTTCGGCGGTCTGTCCGACCGCAGGGGTGGGCGGCGCAAGTTCATCTTCTGGTCAGGTCTGGCGGTCGCGGTGTCCTCGGCCATCCTGGTCCCGCTGCTGGACTGGCCGATGCTGCTGGTCAGCTCGGTGATCCTGGCCGCGGCCTTCGGCGCCTACCTCGCGGTGTCCACCGCACTGGTCACCGAGGTGCTGCCGGCCGCGGAGGACCGGGCAAAGGACCTCGGCATCGTCAACCTCACCCACGGCCTGCCGCAGGTGCTGGCCCCGCTGGTGGCCACGCCGATCCTGGCCGGCTTCGGCGGATACCCCGCGTTGTTCGTGGTTTCCGCGGTGCTGACGTTGATCGGCACATTCGTGATCTTCAAAATTCGCGCGGTGGCCTGACAACTTTCACTCAAAAGAGCGAAAGTCCGGAAATTCGAAACCCCTCGGATGGTCTGCGCGGGAGGGGCAGACCACCCGAGGGGTGGCTTTGGAATCCGCGGACCGGTGCCGGTCGGGGGGAGGGGAGTGCTACAGCACCGGCCCGCGGAAGTCTCTGTTTAATTTTCAATTGGAGCTGGCACGGCGGTCCGGCCCGGAGCGGTCGGGGGTTCGCCCGGCCCGGACCACCGGCCACATGACGGCTGCCGCGGCTGACCCGGTTCGGGGAAGAGCCCGAGGGCCGCGAGAGACGTCAGTCCCGGGTCAGGACACCTTCGCGGAACGAAGATGCCTGGCCGGACGTGGAGCGAGGCCACCGGCCACGAGGTGTTCATACGCCGCGCGCCACACCGAACACGGTGCCTTCTGCTGGCGCCAGCGGGTCGAACACTCGGGGCAGTTGCCGCGGTCATCGGGTTCGTGAGCAGCGAGCATCGCGCGCCAGCCCTCAGTGAGCCTGGGCAGCTCGGAACGCGCGACGGACAGCAGGGACGGGGCGTCAGCGCGGTTGGCCAGCTCGGTAAGCATGTCGAGCCGTTCCCAGACCGCGTTGCGCAGCACCTGACCCAGAATCTCGTCCACCTGACGTCACCGTCACCTTCCCGCCTGGTCGGCGGCCTCGCGCAGAGCTGTCTTGAGCTGGCCAACCTGTCCAGCCGACAGCACTGCGGTCTCGCCGGGAGGCCCGACGAGGAGAACCCTGTCTCGGTCAACGAGCACGGTCAGGAACCGACGCCGGTTCACCGAGTCGCGGCAGCTGACTCGCCACCACCGTCGCCGCTCACCCGTGCCCTGCCACGGCGCCGGGAGCTGCCCGATGGGGGCTGCTCCGTCGCCTGAGGCAACGCTGGGTGACTCGGTCAACGCCACGGTTCCGACTTCCCTCCGTGCTCGATCCCTTACCGAAACTAAGATTGGGCCGAGTCGAACCAGAACGGGGAGTTTCAGCGCCGATCGGTGTAAGTGACACGGTGAGCGGTAGGCCAAGTTCAGTCGGGCCGATCAGCCTCACCGATGGGGACTTCACCACCGCCGGGAACTGCCCTTACTCTGCGGTTGACGCCCAGCGGACCGTAAGGGGGCGCAATGGACACCATCGGATCCCAGCCACCGCTCGTTACTCCAGACACGTGGGAGCAACGGGAGATGCGGGACGCCTTGGCAGCCCGGGACATCAGCACGGTGTACCGGCTTCTTCGCCGAGTGGGGGTGTCACAGCGCCAGATCGCGGCCAGCACCGGGCAGTCACAGTCAGAGGTGTCGGAGATCCTCAAGGGCCGCCAGGTCATGGCATATGACGTGCTTGCCCGGATCGCTGACGGGCTCCAAGTTCCGCGCGGCTACATGGGCCTCGCCTACGACGGAGCCACCGCAGTCCGGGTGGTCGGCGTCGCTGACGACCCCTTGTCCGAGGAGGATGAGTCGGTGAAGCGGAGGAGGTTCCTTCAGCACGCCGCTTCGGTGACCATGGGCGTTGTGTCCATGCCCGGGGATCCTGGGCAGTGGATCACGTCCGTGGCGCAGACCCCGGCCAGGGAGAAGATCGGCAAGACCGATGTGATGCAGGTCGAGGCCGCGACCAAGGCATTGCGCGCACTGGACTACCAGTACGGCGGCGGCACCTGCCGGGACGCGGTGATCGCCCAGCTGTCCTGGGCCGAGCAGCTGTTGCGCGCGGACGCGATCGACCCGGTGCGCCGCCGACTGCGGCTGGCCCTGGCCGACCTGCACAGCCTGGCCGGCTGGACCTCGTTCGACACCGGCATGCTCGACCCGGCGCGCAACCACTTCGGCAAGGCGCTGGAGTACGCCAAGCAGTGCGAGAAGAACGACCTGGTGGCCAACATCCTGTACCGGATGGGCCGGGTCTACCTGCACTACGACGAGCCCAACGACGCGCTCAAGCTGTTCCAGCTGGGCCAGCTCGCCGCGCAGGACTCCGGTTCCGCGCTGACGGTGGCCGTGCTCTGCGCGAACGAGGCATGGGCCTACGCGATGATGGGCATGCGCGAGCAGGCGATGAAGATGGTCGGCCGGACCAAGGACGAGTTCGCCCGCGCCGACTTCGACCACGCGCCGGAGTGGGTGCGCTTCTTCACCGTCAACGACCTGCACGGGATGATCGGCTCGGTGCACCACTCGCTGGCCGCCAACGACGACTTCCGGGCCAAGCACGCGCCGCTGGCAGTGGCCGAGCTGGTCAAGTGCACCCAGGGCTACGAGTCGGACATGAAGCGCACGCACGTGTTCGGGCTCAGCATGCTCGCGGCCAACCACATCCGGGCGGGCGATGTCGGCGAGGGCCTGCGGGTCGGCCGGGTCGCCTACTCCATGGGCGAGGGCGTGAACTCGGTCCGGGTGGCCGACCGCATGATCGACATCCAGCAGGAGTCGGAGCGGTACAAGCACATCGCCGAGGCCAAGGACCTGGCCGAGGAGGTCCGCCAGTTTCGGATTCGTACCGGATCCCCGCAGAAACGACCATGACGTGAACGTTCGGGTTCGCCCCGACGCGGACGGACGGTACAGCCGTACCAAGCTCCGGACCGCCCTCGGGGAGATCTGCGACGCCGCCGGGCTGGACCCGGCAGGCGCGCGGCTGATCCGTTTTGTCAACAACGCGGTGTTCCACCTGCTGGCGCACCCGGTGGTGGTGCGCATCGTGCTGTCGCCCTCGCTGCGCTACCGGGCGGACAACGTGGTGCGCGCGGCGAGCTGGCTGGCCGAGCACGAGGTGCCTGCGGTCCGGCTGCTGCCGGGCGTGCCGCAGCCGCTGCACGTCAACGGGCATGTGGCCACGCTCTGGCAGGCGGTGCCCGAGGTCGGGCAGGCCACCGGGCTGGAGCTGGCCCAGTTGCTCAAACGATTGCACGCACTGCCCGCGCCGCCCGATCATCTCGCCAGGTGGGAACCGCTGGGCGATGTGCGGCGACGGCTGGCAGATGCCGAGGAGCTGGACCCGGAGGACCGCGAGTTCCTGGCCAACCGGTGCACCGAGCTGGAAGCCGAGCTGGCGGGGCTGGAGTACCACCTGCCGCAGGGCGTCATCCACGGCGACGCGCACGTGGGCAACGTGATCAGCACGCCGATCGGCCCGCTGCTGTGCGACCTGGACTCGGTCTGCTTCGGCCCGCGCGAGTGGGATCTGACCCCGCTGGCCGTCGGCAAGCTGCGCTTCCGGCACACCGGTGACCGGTATCGGCAACTCTCCAGGGCCTACGGCTTCGATGTCACGAAGTGGCCAGGCTTCCCGGTGCTGCGCCAGGTGCGCGAGCTGAAGCTGACCACCGGCGTCCTTTCGATCCTGCGCAGTAACCCGGATGTACGAACGGAGCTGGCCAAACGGCTGCAGTCCTTCCGTTCGGGTGACACGAGGGCTCGCTGGACCCCGCATCGTTAACCCGAACAGCCGCGTAACCTGGCACCTGCTGGGGTATACAGCTCCCCTCGATCCTCCTTCAGAATGAGTTGATCGGTAACACAATCCTTCTCTAGGACGACAAAGGGACGTCAACGGAACGTCAAGACTCTCAGTGTGGTCACTCTGGGTGGCAGCGATGTTCGTTCTGCGAACTCTTGCTGGGTGCGATCGCGAAGGGCGGAGAAACGTGTTGAGCTTCTCCACAAAGAGCAAGGCGCGTCTGCGCGGCCGGAAGGCCCTGCGAGCCGCGGAGATGCTGGATGAGGTCGTCGACAGCCAACTTCCGTTGGTGACCGAGCTTTCCGAGACCAGTCGTCGGCGTTCGGCCGACTACCTGTCCGAGCTGGTGATGCTCGCGCAGGACTACCGCCACTACGCGGCAGGCTGGATCGACCATGAGGAACTCCAGCGCCGGGGCAACGCCGCGGTGGCCAGGCTGGAGCAGCTCAGCCAGGAGCGCCGGGCCGCCGCGCTCACCGAACAGGAATGACGCCGCGCTGGGGCTGACGCGGCTCAGCTGAGCGAGGCCCTGGCCAACGCCGCGGCCAGGCCGATCGCCAGCGCCATCACCAGCAGTTCCAGCGAGATCCACAGGGTCACCGGGGCCGCCCGGTGGCGAATGATCGCGGGCATCAGCCGGAACCGCAGCCAGCCGCCGAGTCCGGCGAGCACCAGCAGCGCGGCCGTCTTGGTCAGCACCACCCAGCCATAACCGGTGCCGAACAGGGCGGCCGCCCAGCTGATCCCCGGGCGGCCGGTGAGCTGGACCACGGCGTTGACCACGCCGCTGACCGCGACCGCGCCCAGGCACACGGTGCCGACGGCGGCGAACCGCGGCAGGGCCTCGGCCAGCAGGCCGCGATGCGGCACGACCAGGAAGAACATCGCGCCAAGGCCGCCGACCCAACCGGCCGCGGCCATCACGTGCACGCTCATCGACAGCAGGGCCAGCTCGTGGTTGGCCGCCGCCGCGGAGTGCCCGGTGAGGGCGAGCGGGATCTGGCCGAGCATGGCCACCAGCACCGGTAGCTCGGCAGGCGGCCGGGGGCCGGTGCGCAGGCCGAGGCCGTGCAGCACGGTGTAGCCCAGTGCGCAGGCCGCGGCGACCAGCAGGGCCCGGCCCGCACCGACGGTGGCCGCGTAGTCCAGCAGTGCGGCGCCGTCCAGATCGAGTCCGGCCGGGGCGAGTTCGGCGGCCTGCACCCAGAGCAGCAGCACCGCGGCCAGCGCCCAGACCGCGCCGAGCACCAGGCCGATCCGATGTGCCCTGACCAGCACCGGCCGGGTTCGGACGGACCGCCCACCGCGCAGCAGCAGCGGCAGCATGGCCAGTCCGACCGCGGCCACCGCACCAACGTCCACGGCCAGCCGCAACGCGGGCAGACCCAGCCGGACCACCGCTCCCGGCGCTGGCACCCCTGGCGCCGGGGCGGCCGCGGTGAGCAGGGAACCGATCGTGGTTCCGACTGCCGCGGTCGCCGCCAGTCCGAGGAGCAGCGGGATGGTGGTCCGGCTGGTGGTCATGCCTTCTTGGCTGGTTTGGCCAGCACCAGGGCTACCGCCACCCCGGCGATGAGCAGCACGCCCGCGCCGACGATCCACAGCCACACCGGTGTGCCGGTCGAACCCTCGGCCTGGGCGTTGGTGCTGCCCTCGGCCTGCGGGCTCAGTGTTGCCGTGGTCGGGGTGCCGTTACCGGCCTTGGTCAGGGTGAACGGCACCGCGCCGGTCACCGGGTGCCCGTCAGCGGACAGGATCCGGTAGCCGATGGTGTACTCCCCGGCCGGACCCAGTGGCAGCAGCGCGGCGGTGACCACCGAACCGGACACCTTGGGTGTGCCGCCCTCCCAGCGGGTGCCGTTCGGGCCGGTCACGGTGATCGTGTTGAAGCCGTCCTGCACCTCCTGGTCGAACTTCAGCATCACCTCCGCCGGACCGGCCTCCACCTGGGACTTGGCCTTGGGGTTGCTGTCGGAGAGCACGTTGTGCGCGAACGCGGGGGCCGCCGAACCGAGCAGGGCGGCCCCGGCGATCACCAGGGTGGCGAGCAGGCGCCTCATGCGGCCGACCGCCTGCCCCGCAGGATCGCGCCCACGCCGAAGCCGAGGCCGAGCGCGCCAACGGCCAGGCCGGCGCCGCCGAGCCAGCGGGCCGCGGTGTCGGTGCCGGCAGCGGCGGCCGTGTCCTTGTGCCCGTCGCTCTTGGCCGCGGCACTGGCCGTGGCGGCACCGCCGTGGCCGTGCCCGTCACCGGCGGCGGCGGTCAGCTTCAGCACCGGCGCCGGGTGTTCCGGCTCCTGGCCGTTGGCCGCGGGCGGGGCGTCCCACTTCACGACCTTGCCGTCGTCGTAGGTCTGGATGGCGGGCAGCACCAGCGACTCGGTGTTGGTGGGCAGCTTGCCGAGGGAGACCTCGAACTCGGCGAACTCGTCCGGGTTGATCCGCACGCCCGCGTCCGCCTGCCAGGTGATGGTGCTGACCACGTCCTTGTCGCCGTTCTTGACCTTGGTCACCGAGGCCTTCCAGCCGGGCACGGCCTTGGTGCGCACCGAGCTGAGCGGGAAGTCCTTCGGCAGGTTGACCTCGATCTTCACCGTGCCCGCGGTCGCGGACTCGTTGGGCACCCGGAAGGCGACCTTGGTGTAGCTGCCCTTGGCCGCCTCGCCGGGCTGGACGGTGACGTGGGCCGCGGCCAGACCCGCGGTGACCAGGGCCGCGGCCGAGGTCAGGGTCACGATGGCGCCTGCGCGCTGCAGGGCGCGGTGTCGGGAAGTCGACATATCTCCTGATTTCTGCACTGCTGTGGGGAAGGGTGGGCTGCCTTAACCAGAGAACGCGGGCGGCCCGCGCCGGGTTCGGAGGCGGCTCAACAGCAGTTCGAGCAGGAGTGGGGCCGGCCCGCCGAGGATGGCGAGCCGGGGGGAGGTGCGTACGGGCAGCGGGACGGGTCGGCGGCGCGCCACCACACCGAGGGCGGCGAACAGCGCGAACAACGCGGACTCGGCGTTGACCAGCAGGAACGCCGTGCCGAGCGCGGCCAGGACGTGTGCGAGGGTCATCAGTGCCGGATCGGCGAGGCCGGATCCGGCGTGGCCGTGTTCGGTGAGGTCGAAGAGCACGTGCTGCACGCACTGGGCCAGACCGAGGACGAGCAGGATACCGGGCAATCCGCGGCGGCGACCGGCCAGCGCGGTGCCCGCGGCGGCCACGATCAGGGTGAGCAACACGGTCAGCACCCCGTCGTCGACCTGCCCGCCTGCCAGGCCGTGCGCGGCTCCACTGAGCGCGGAACTGCAGATCGCGAGCACACTACCCCTGAGTACGCGGACTGCTCCGCGTACCGGGTCCAGGGTTGTGCGCACCAGGAGAGCGTACGGCGCGGCGCAATGTCACCACTTCGCTACAGAACGCGCTTCATGTTTACCGCGTTACTCCGAACGGGTAACGGTGAGAGGCAGGAAGCGGTAGCCGTTCCCGTTCGTGAAGGAGGAGGCGCTCTCGGGCGCCGAACACCGTGACGACTGACGACCACCTCACCTCGGGCCCCGCTGCTACTGGTGGTACCCCGGGCAGCCCTGATCAATCCACCCAACTACCCGGCAAGCCACTCGCCGAACGCCCGGCCCGGCTCGATCCGGTGGTCTTCGGCGTGGCCGCGGTCATCGCGCTGGGCTTCATCGGCTGGGGCGTTGCCGACAGCCAGGGCCTGGGCAGCGCGGCCAAGGCGGCGCTGAACTGGCTCATCACCAACGCGGGCTGGGCCTTCGTGCTGGCCGCCTCCGGTTTCGTGGTGTTCGCGCTGTGGCTGGCGGTCAGCCGCTACGGCAAGATCCCGCTCGGCCAGGACGGTGAGGAACCGGAGTTCCGGACCTCCTCCTGGGTGGCCATGATGTTCAGCGCGGGCATGGGCATCGGCCTGATGTTCTACGGGGTCAGCGAGCCGCTGGCGCACTTCGTCAAGCCGCCGCCGGGCACGGTCGCCCCGGCCACCGACGAGGCCCTCGAGACCGCGATGTCCACCACGCTGTTCCACTGGACCGTGCACCCGTGGGCGATCTACGCGGTGGTCGGCCTGGCCATCGCCTACGGCAGCTTCCGCCGCGGCAGGCGTCAGCTGATCAGCGCGGTGTTCGCCCCGCTGTTCGGCCGCCGCCAGGCCGAGGGCCCGCTGGGCAAGACCATCGACATCCTGGCCATCTTCGCCACCCTGTTCGGCTCGGCCACCTCACTCGGCCTCGGCGCGCTGCAGATCGGGCGCGGGCTGCACGAGGTGGGCTGGCTGGACCAGGCCACCACCACCCTGCTGGTGGTGATCATCGTGGTGCTGACCATCGCGTTCATCGCCTCGGCCGTCTCCGGCGTCGCCAAGGGCATCCAGTGGCTGTCCAACATCAACATGGTGCTGGCAGGCGTGCTGGCGTTGTTCCTGTTCGTGGTCGGCCCGACGGTGCTGATCCTCAACCTGGTGCCCACCTCGATCGGCCACTACTTCGCCGATCTGGCCGAGATGTCCGCGCGCACCGCCGCGACCGGCGGCGACGCGATGAACACCTGGCTGAGCGGGTGGACGATCTTCTACTGGGCCTGGTGGATCTCCTGGACGCCGTTCGTGGGCATGTTCGTGGCCCGGATCAGCCGCGGCCGCACCATCCGGCAGTTCATCTCCGGCGTGATCCTGGTGCCCAGCCTGGTCAGCCTGGTCTGGTTCTCCGTGCTCGGCGGCACCGCGCTCAACCTGCAGCGCAACGGGGTCGACCTGGCGGGCGCGGCCGGGCAGGAGGCCCAGCTCTTCGGCGTGCTCAAACAGTTCCCGCTGGCCGGAGTGGCCAGTGTGATCGTGATGCTGCTGGTGGCGATCTTCTTCGTCTCCGGCGCGGACGCGGCCTCGATCGTGATGGGCACGCTGTCCCAGCGCGGCTCGCTCGCGCCGAAGAAGAGCGTGGTGATCTTCTGGGGTGCGCTGACCGGCGCGGTGGCCGCGGTGATGCTCACCGTCGGCGGGCAGAACGCGCTCAGCGGGCTGCAACAACTCACCATCATCGCCGCGGTGCCCTTCACCGTGGTCATGGTGCTGATGTGCGTCTCGCTGGCCAAGGACCTGCGGCAGGACCCGATGATCCGGCGGGAGAACAAGGGCGTCGAGGTGGTCGAGGCCGCGGTGATCAGCGGCACCGAGCAGTACGGCCACGACTTCCAGCTGGAGGTCAGCGCGGGCAACGGCAACGGCGATGACACCCCGGTGAGCGGCAAGCCGTGAACTTCTGGGAGTTCGTCACCACCCGCTGGGAGTCGCTGCTGCTGGACTCCTCGCTGCACGCGAGCGTGGTGGTGCAGTGCACGCTGATCGCCACCGCGCTCGGCGTGCTGCTCGGGGTGGCGGTGTATCGC contains:
- a CDS encoding MFS transporter, producing MTTLAPRRRVRGGWIGLLTLANVGVWAAFFGPLNLLLGQQAALFAPGNKENVLALVTGLGAAVSVVANPLAGALSDRTRGRFGRRHPWTLGGALAGAAALVLLSGANSVLTMAIGWCLVQAAVNVALAALTAEVPDHVPVDQRGVVGGWVGLAQMLGVLGGTALATAIGGIQWGYLGCATLLVAAVLPFVVRSRDPGGAAKPRLRPGRTLARFWVSPRAHPDFAWAWLTRFLLNLGNAFGTLYLLFFLTDAVRHPDPSTGVLILTSIYGVSMVATTVLAGRWSDRVGRRKVFVTAAAVVMAAALAVLMLWPVWPAVLVGTVVLGLGFGVYTSVDFALLTEVLPAEEDRAKDLGMINIASALPQVLAPAAAAPVLAYLGGYPALYGLAALVTLVGGLLVSRIRGVA
- a CDS encoding MFS transporter; this encodes MTITAPESLVEPERRVGPAWIGSLTAATLGMWIVYFGPTVLLLPIQAAHAAPEDKENSLGLITGVGALVLMVAHILFGLASDRTTSRFGRRKPWIVGGVAVSTVSMLLLSQQDTVTGLLVGWCLVQLGSAAIFCGLLAAMPDHVPSSQRGLISGLVGLAQAGGSLVGSMVIAITADPLTGYGLCAVLQILAVLPFLLLNRDPVLPPGRRPVLRSLWISPRKNRDFMWAIASQFLITISFVLASLYTLFYLTDVIRHEDPVAGTATASIITTIGTLCAAAVFGHISDRLGRRKMFAVAAGVVMALSSAILVVDPTWELYVLSSVLLGLGLGMANSVDLAIASEVLPSPDDRAKDLGVNNISKSLPQFVAPVMAAPLLTAADGFGYSMIFLMAAVCALLGGLLTLKIRTVS
- a CDS encoding MFS transporter, with the translated sequence MTMTVPDALAEPVERVRGGWIAALTLAVLGVWAVHFGPVQVLLLVQAQQFAPADKQALFGLTAAIGGVVSMVTTILVGFASDRTGSRFGRRRPWVVAGAGLGALSLALLGLAEGPGLMIVAWCGVQIAFGGMLAALLASISDRVPVSQRGLVGGWVGFGQTIGALVGVLLVNVVKPATPGYFALAGLLLVCTLPFVLRNAEAVLRPEQRPASGLGQVLRGFYVSPRQHPDFAWAMLNRLLMNLGFVLATLYTLYILQDAIRRPDAHADLLLLNVLNAVIMVPAAVYFGGLSDRRGGRRKFIFWSGLAVAVSSAILVPLLDWPMLLVSSVILAAAFGAYLAVSTALVTEVLPAAEDRAKDLGIVNLTHGLPQVLAPLVATPILAGFGGYPALFVVSAVLTLIGTFVIFKIRAVA
- a CDS encoding helix-turn-helix domain-containing protein → MDTIGSQPPLVTPDTWEQREMRDALAARDISTVYRLLRRVGVSQRQIAASTGQSQSEVSEILKGRQVMAYDVLARIADGLQVPRGYMGLAYDGATAVRVVGVADDPLSEEDESVKRRRFLQHAASVTMGVVSMPGDPGQWITSVAQTPAREKIGKTDVMQVEAATKALRALDYQYGGGTCRDAVIAQLSWAEQLLRADAIDPVRRRLRLALADLHSLAGWTSFDTGMLDPARNHFGKALEYAKQCEKNDLVANILYRMGRVYLHYDEPNDALKLFQLGQLAAQDSGSALTVAVLCANEAWAYAMMGMREQAMKMVGRTKDEFARADFDHAPEWVRFFTVNDLHGMIGSVHHSLAANDDFRAKHAPLAVAELVKCTQGYESDMKRTHVFGLSMLAANHIRAGDVGEGLRVGRVAYSMGEGVNSVRVADRMIDIQQESERYKHIAEAKDLAEEVRQFRIRTGSPQKRP
- a CDS encoding phosphotransferase enzyme family protein, giving the protein MNVRVRPDADGRYSRTKLRTALGEICDAAGLDPAGARLIRFVNNAVFHLLAHPVVVRIVLSPSLRYRADNVVRAASWLAEHEVPAVRLLPGVPQPLHVNGHVATLWQAVPEVGQATGLELAQLLKRLHALPAPPDHLARWEPLGDVRRRLADAEELDPEDREFLANRCTELEAELAGLEYHLPQGVIHGDAHVGNVISTPIGPLLCDLDSVCFGPREWDLTPLAVGKLRFRHTGDRYRQLSRAYGFDVTKWPGFPVLRQVRELKLTTGVLSILRSNPDVRTELAKRLQSFRSGDTRARWTPHR
- a CDS encoding copper resistance D family protein encodes the protein MTTSRTTIPLLLGLAATAAVGTTIGSLLTAAAPAPGVPAPGAVVRLGLPALRLAVDVGAVAAVGLAMLPLLLRGGRSVRTRPVLVRAHRIGLVLGAVWALAAVLLLWVQAAELAPAGLDLDGAALLDYAATVGAGRALLVAAACALGYTVLHGLGLRTGPRPPAELPVLVAMLGQIPLALTGHSAAAANHELALLSMSVHVMAAAGWVGGLGAMFFLVVPHRGLLAEALPRFAAVGTVCLGAVAVSGVVNAVVQLTGRPGISWAAALFGTGYGWVVLTKTAALLVLAGLGGWLRFRLMPAIIRHRAAPVTLWISLELLVMALAIGLAAALARASLS
- a CDS encoding copper resistance CopC family protein, with translation MRRLLATLVIAGAALLGSAAPAFAHNVLSDSNPKAKSQVEAGPAEVMLKFDQEVQDGFNTITVTGPNGTRWEGGTPKVSGSVVTAALLPLGPAGEYTIGYRILSADGHPVTGAVPFTLTKAGNGTPTTATLSPQAEGSTNAQAEGSTGTPVWLWIVGAGVLLIAGVAVALVLAKPAKKA
- a CDS encoding YcnI family copper-binding membrane protein codes for the protein MSTSRHRALQRAGAIVTLTSAAALVTAGLAAAHVTVQPGEAAKGSYTKVAFRVPNESATAGTVKIEVNLPKDFPLSSVRTKAVPGWKASVTKVKNGDKDVVSTITWQADAGVRINPDEFAEFEVSLGKLPTNTESLVLPAIQTYDDGKVVKWDAPPAANGQEPEHPAPVLKLTAAAGDGHGHGGAATASAAAKSDGHKDTAAAAGTDTAARWLGGAGLAVGALGLGFGVGAILRGRRSAA